CGGCGGTGGGTATAGGCGATGGAGTGAAGCGGACCTTCGAGCTTCGACTTCCAGAAGTCGATGAACCGGTAGAGCACCGGAAATTTCGGCGCCAGATCGTAATCCTGCCAGATATAGGTCTGCAGCAGGTGCGGATGGTCAGGCATGTGATAGAGGATCTGGGCCGTGGTCAGCCCATAGCCCTTGAGCATCAGTTCCATTTCGGCATTGTCGCGCATCGCGGTTCCCCGTGTGTGGACGGCCCGTGGAATGCAAGACTCTGTATCGATGGGATCGGTCAGGTTCAGTCATGTGTCCGGCCTTTTATCGTGGCATTGTAGCCACTGGCCCTGATGAAGTCCGCGGATGGAGAGCCAATCAATTTGTCGAGCTCAAGGCTCTGGGGGAACCTAGGCTTTGCTCCATCCCCGGTCCAACCGGTTCGCCATCATTACTCAGTCCTTCATTCCTCCGGTCGACGATTGCCGAGCCGGATTCCTTCAAACGGCTGCGTGCCGGTAAGTCTCCTCTCTTCTCAGAAGAGCCCACGCGACGCGGGCGGTCTTGTTGGCGATCGCTACCGACACCATGCGTGCCGGTTTGCGCTGCAAGAGCTTCGCGATCCACGGGAATGATGGAGCATCAATGCGCGCTCGTCGTATGACGGCAGTGGCGCCGACTACCAGCAATCGTCGGATTGTCCGATCGCCCTGCTTGCTGATCCGCCCTAGCCTCTCCTTTCCGCCACTACTATTTTGTCGCGGCGTTAAGCCAAGCCAAGCCGCGAACTGTCGCGCTGATTTGAATTCCTCGGCATTCCCAACCGAAGCCGCGATTGCGGCCGCCGTGAGAAAGCCGACGCCTGGGATGGTCATCAGCCTCCGAGCGGCAGCTTGGTCCCGGCACCACTGCATTATGGTGCGATCAAGCTCGGCGATCTTATTGCTCAGCTCTTCTAGCTGCATCTGAATGTGCTTGAAGGGTTGCCACGACGGTTCAGGAAGATGGTCTTTCGCGACGTGTAAGGCTTCGAGAGCAGCTTTCAGCCCGAACTTTCCTTGAGGCGTGATGATACCGAATTCGGCCAAATGGCCTCGGAGTGCGTTGATCAGAGCCGTTCTCTGCCGCACAAAAAGATCTCGGGTCTTGTGCTGCATAAGAAGAGCCTGACGCTCGCAATTTTTCACCGGTACGAAGCGCATGGTTGGACGGGTGACTGCCTCGCAAATCGCTTCGGCATCTGCTGCATCGTTTTTCCCGCGCTTCACATACGGCTTTACATATACCGGAGGCATAAGCTTCACATCGAAGCCCAAGGCACCGAGTTCCCTCGCCCAGTAATGTGAAGTCGAACAAGCTTCCATGCCGACGAGGCAGGGTGGCAACTGCTCGAAGAAATGCAGGAGCTGATTTCGGCGAAGCTGCCGCCGGACAATAACATTGCCGACGTCATCGATAGCATGAACTTGAAACACGTTCTTGGCCAGATCCAGGCCGACGACAGTGATCTTCTCGAAAGTCATGACACGGTTCCTTCTCTGAGTTGCGCAGAATGATCTTAGCATCTCGCGCGACGGGTTCGGAGGGCCGTCCACATCATCAGTTTCAGTCCGGCCGCGATGACACGCGGCCATCGAAGAAATCTCCCGCGATCGATTAGGCTCCCGAATGGTTAACAAATTGCGGTGAGACGGCTATGCCGCGAGCAGGGCGCGCGTGAGCGGATGGTCCGCGTCGCCAAGACCGTCGACGATGGTGAAGTGGTGACGATCCGGCTCGACGACGATGGCCGTCGAGGCCCCGAGCCCGGTCCAGATATTGGCGAGCAGCGCGTTCTGCCGGATGAATTCGGCACGTTCCGCGCCGCCCGCCCAGCAGGTCACACGGACGCCCGCGGCCGGCCTTAGCAGCGCCGGGCTTTCGGCGACCGCTTCCGCCTCGTCGATATGCAGATCGTTGTTCATGGCGGTCGCCATGATCGGCCTCAGATCGTGCACGCCGGAAATGGATACCGTGTTGCGCACGCGGGAAAGCACGGCCGCCGGCAGCGGCGACGACGTGGTCAGCATGCGCGTCGCCAGATGCCCGCCGGCGGAATGGCCGGTCAGCATGACCGGCCCCTCGACCATCGCGGCTGCCGCCTCGATTCCCCGCGCCACTTCCCGCACGATCCCGGCTATGCGCACCTCGGGACACAACGTGTAGGAAGGCATGGCGACCGCATAGCCGCTGTCGACGCAACCGGCTGCCAGATGCGACCAGACGCTCTTGTCGAAAGCCCGCCAGTAGCCGCCATGAATATAGACGACCAGCCCCGTCGGCCTCCCTTCGGGAAGGAACAGGTCGAGGCGGTTGCGCGGCCTGTCGCCATAGGCGATGTCGAGCTTCGCCCGGCCAGCCGCAGCCATGCGGTCGCGATACGCCCTGGCGGGCTCGATCCACGCAGCCGGCCAGCGATCACCCCCCGGTATGTTCACGCCGTTGGCGTAGGCGTCGTCCCAGTCGGTGATGGTGCGATGGATCATCGTCGGTCCCCCTGCTCGGCGGACAAGCGACCCGAAACGGCCCATCCTGTCAACGCCGGCGATGCCTGCCGCGGAAATCTTCAACATCGAAATTTTAGGCTTGAAATAACTACGGCAGGGTGACATCCTCATCACAAGATCAGGAGGCTGGCGCGATGAAGGTTGCGGTACTCGGCGGCGGACCGGCAGGCCTCTACTTCGCCATCTGCATGAAATTGCACGACGCCGCGCACGACGTCACCGTCATCGAGCGCAACAGGCCCGACGACACGTTCGGCTGGGGCGTGGTGCTGTCGGCCGAGACGCTGGACAACCTCACCCGCAACGATCCCGTCAGCGCGCAATGGATACGCCGCCATTTCGCCTACTGGGACGACGTCGCCGTCATCAAGGACGGCGTCAAGACCGTTTCCACCGGCCACGGTTTCTGCGGCATCGGCCGCAAGCGCCTGTTGCAGCTTCTCCAGCAGCGCGCCCGCGAACTGGGCGTCAGGTTGCAGTTCGAGACGGAGGCCGCCGAGCCGCAGACCTATATGGACACGCATGACGTGGTCATCGGCGCCGACGGGCTGAACTCCAAATGCCGCGCCGCCTTCGCCGACGTGTTCAAGCCCGACATCGACATGCGCAAGTGCAAGTTCGTGTGGCTGGGCACGCACCAGAAATTCGCCAACGCCTTCACCTTCATCTTCGAGAAGACCGAGCATGGCTGGGTGTGGGCGCACGCCTACCAGTTCGACCGCGACACGGCGACCTTCATCGTCGAGTGCAGCCAGGAGACGTGGGACGCGTTCGGCTTCGGAACGATGTCGAAGGAAGAGTCGATCGAGACCTGCGAACGGATCTTCGAGAAACATCTCGGCGGCTACAGCCTGATGTCGAACGCCAACCACATACGCGGCTCGGCCTGGATCAATTTTCCGCGCGTGCTTTGCGAACGCTGGTCGTACAGGAATCTGGCGCTGATGGGCGACGCCGCGGCAAGCGCCCACTTCTCCATCGGCTCGGGCTCGAAGCTCGCGCTGGAAAGCGCGGTGGCGCTGGCCGACTATTTGCACAGCGAGCCGACGCTGGAGGCGGCGTTCCGGAAATACGAGGACGCGCGGCGCACCGAGGTGCTGAAACTCCAGTCGGCAGCGCGCAACTCGCTCGAATGGTTCGAGGATGTCGAGCGCTATCTCGGCCTCGATCCGGTCCAGTTCAACTATTCGCTGCTGACTCGCTCGCAGCGCATCAGCCACGAGAATCTGCGCCTGCGCGATCCCGACTGGCTGGGCGGCGCGGAGGAATGGTTCCAGAGCCGCGCCGGCGCCACCAACATGCGCCGCGCGCCGATGTTCGCGCCGTTCCGGCTGCGCGAGATGCATCTGGAGAACCGCATCGTCGTCTCGCCGATGGCGCAGTACAAGGCCGTCGACGGCTGTCCGACCGACTGGCATTTCGCCCACTATGCCGAGCGCGCCAAGGGCGGCGCCGGCCTCGTCTATATCGAGATGACCTGCGTCTCGCCGGAAGGACGCATCACGCCCGGCTGTCCCGGCTTCTATGCGCCCGAACACGAGGTCGCGTGGAAGCGGCTCGTCGACTTCGTCCATGTCGAGACGGAAGCGAAGATCTGCGCGCAGATCGGCCATTCCGGCCCGAAGGGTTCGACCAGGGTCGGCTGGGAGGGCACCGACGAACCGCTCGACAGCGGCAACTGGCCGGTGATGGCCGCGTCCGACGTCGCCTGGTCGCCTGCGAACCAGACGCCGAAGGCGATGACGCGCAAGGACATGGACAAGGTGCGCGACCAGTTCGTCGCGGCGGCGGAGATGGCGGAACGCTGCGGTTTCGACATGATCGAAATCCACGCCGCCCACGGCTACCTGCTCTCGTCCTTCATCACCCCCGTCACCAATCGCCGCACCGACGAATATGGCGGATCGCTCGAAAACCGCATGCGCTATCCGCTGGAGGTGTTCCATGCGGTGCGCGCCGTGTGGCCGGCGGAAAAGCCGATCTCCATGCGCATCTCGGCCCATGACTGGCTGCCCGACGAGGGCGTCGATCCGGCCGAGGCGGTGGAGATCGCGAGGCTGCTGAAGGCTGCCGGCGTCGACATCTGCGACGTTTCAGCCGGGCAGACCTCGATCCGCGCCCGGCCGGTCTATGGCCGCATGTTCCAGACACCGTTCTCGGACCGCATCCGCAACGAGGTCGGCATGCCGACCATGGCCGTCGGCAACATCTTCGAGGCCGACCATGCCAATTCGATCCTGATGGCCGGCCGCGCCGACCTCGTCTGCCTTGCCCGGCCGCACCTCGCCGATCCGTACTGGACGCTGCATCAGGCGGTGAAGCTCAACGATCGCCATGTGAAATGGCCCGATCCTTACCTGCCCGGCCGCGATCAGGCCTATCGCCTTGCCGAGCGGCAGGAGCAGATGACGGGGAAAGTTTGATGTCCCATGCGCTTGTCACCGGTGGCGGCACGGGGGTCGGCAAGGCGATCGCGCTGGCGTTGGCGGCGGCCGGCCACGAGGTCACCATCTGCGGCAGGCGGCGCGAGCCGCTCGAAACAGTGGCGGCGATGCAGTCCAACATCGCGGCCGTCACGGCCGACGTCACCGACGAAGCCTCGATGACGGCACTTCATGCGGCAGCGGAAGCCGCGAACGGTCCGTTCGACATCGTCATCGCCAATGCCGGTGCTGCCGTCAGCGCGCCGGCCCCAAAAGTGTCGCTGGCTGACTGGAGCCAGGCGCTCGCGGTGAACCTCACCGGCGCCTTCCTGACGGTGAAGCCCGCTTTGTCCGGCATGATCGCGCGGAAATCCGGGCGCATCGTCTTCATCGCCTCGACGGCGGGCCTCAAGGGCTATGCCTATGTCGCCCCCTATGTGGCGGCGAAGCACGGCGTCATCGGCCTGATGCGGGCGCTCGCGGTCGAGACGGCGAAAACCGGAGTCACGGTCAACGCCATCTGCCCCGGCTTCACCGAGACCGAGCTGCTGGCCGATTCGGTCGAGCGTATCGTCAGGAAGACCGGA
The window above is part of the Rhizobiaceae bacterium genome. Proteins encoded here:
- a CDS encoding usg protein, which translates into the protein MRDNAEMELMLKGYGLTTAQILYHMPDHPHLLQTYIWQDYDLAPKFPVLYRFIDFWKSKLEGPLHSIAYTHRRLIAPNEWRNVTGELVLH
- a CDS encoding IS110 family transposase, translating into MTFEKITVVGLDLAKNVFQVHAIDDVGNVIVRRQLRRNQLLHFFEQLPPCLVGMEACSTSHYWARELGALGFDVKLMPPVYVKPYVKRGKNDAADAEAICEAVTRPTMRFVPVKNCERQALLMQHKTRDLFVRQRTALINALRGHLAEFGIITPQGKFGLKAALEALHVAKDHLPEPSWQPFKHIQMQLEELSNKIAELDRTIMQWCRDQAAARRLMTIPGVGFLTAAAIAASVGNAEEFKSARQFAAWLGLTPRQNSSGGKERLGRISKQGDRTIRRLLVVGATAVIRRARIDAPSFPWIAKLLQRKPARMVSVAIANKTARVAWALLRREETYRHAAV
- a CDS encoding SDR family oxidoreductase produces the protein MSHALVTGGGTGVGKAIALALAAAGHEVTICGRRREPLETVAAMQSNIAAVTADVTDEASMTALHAAAEAANGPFDIVIANAGAAVSAPAPKVSLADWSQALAVNLTGAFLTVKPALSGMIARKSGRIVFIASTAGLKGYAYVAPYVAAKHGVIGLMRALAVETAKTGVTVNAICPGFTETELLADSVERIVRKTGRSAEEARASLVAGNPQGRFIQPGEIAAAVMWLVGDGAASITGQAISVSGGETW
- a CDS encoding alpha/beta hydrolase → MIHRTITDWDDAYANGVNIPGGDRWPAAWIEPARAYRDRMAAAGRAKLDIAYGDRPRNRLDLFLPEGRPTGLVVYIHGGYWRAFDKSVWSHLAAGCVDSGYAVAMPSYTLCPEVRIAGIVREVARGIEAAAAMVEGPVMLTGHSAGGHLATRMLTTSSPLPAAVLSRVRNTVSISGVHDLRPIMATAMNNDLHIDEAEAVAESPALLRPAAGVRVTCWAGGAERAEFIRQNALLANIWTGLGASTAIVVEPDRHHFTIVDGLGDADHPLTRALLAA
- a CDS encoding bifunctional salicylyl-CoA 5-hydroxylase/oxidoreductase translates to MKVAVLGGGPAGLYFAICMKLHDAAHDVTVIERNRPDDTFGWGVVLSAETLDNLTRNDPVSAQWIRRHFAYWDDVAVIKDGVKTVSTGHGFCGIGRKRLLQLLQQRARELGVRLQFETEAAEPQTYMDTHDVVIGADGLNSKCRAAFADVFKPDIDMRKCKFVWLGTHQKFANAFTFIFEKTEHGWVWAHAYQFDRDTATFIVECSQETWDAFGFGTMSKEESIETCERIFEKHLGGYSLMSNANHIRGSAWINFPRVLCERWSYRNLALMGDAAASAHFSIGSGSKLALESAVALADYLHSEPTLEAAFRKYEDARRTEVLKLQSAARNSLEWFEDVERYLGLDPVQFNYSLLTRSQRISHENLRLRDPDWLGGAEEWFQSRAGATNMRRAPMFAPFRLREMHLENRIVVSPMAQYKAVDGCPTDWHFAHYAERAKGGAGLVYIEMTCVSPEGRITPGCPGFYAPEHEVAWKRLVDFVHVETEAKICAQIGHSGPKGSTRVGWEGTDEPLDSGNWPVMAASDVAWSPANQTPKAMTRKDMDKVRDQFVAAAEMAERCGFDMIEIHAAHGYLLSSFITPVTNRRTDEYGGSLENRMRYPLEVFHAVRAVWPAEKPISMRISAHDWLPDEGVDPAEAVEIARLLKAAGVDICDVSAGQTSIRARPVYGRMFQTPFSDRIRNEVGMPTMAVGNIFEADHANSILMAGRADLVCLARPHLADPYWTLHQAVKLNDRHVKWPDPYLPGRDQAYRLAERQEQMTGKV